TAGAGGATTTTAAGGCATAGGTCCAGTAGTGAAAATTATGTTTTGTGAGTTATGACCAAATTGAAGCTATATAATGCTCAGTTATTCTTAATGAAATGCAGGAACACCCCTGCCCTTTCGAGGTTCTAAAGAAAACAAGATGAAGCTTAGGTAGCAACGGCACAAGCTGGAGCTTCATAGGAAGAGCAAGGCATTTAGCGATACATATCATCATAGAAATATGCATCTCATGATTAGCCAGATCACCTTACAAATACAAGAAAGGTGTTCTACGGATGAAACAATCTAATTTCCAAAGGTATCTGTGCATGGTGGTGTGGATGCGCGAGTGCTGTTGTGCTCTACCTTGTAATCGCGAAAACAATTAACCAACATAATTAGCAAAAATACCAAGGTGAACATGGTTCCACGTGCACCCACGTGAATAGTAAAATCAGAAAAATATACTAGGATATATAAAAGAATTTTGAAATTTTGGGGTATCAAACTGGTCGACTGGTCTACTCACACATGAATTTTTGCGAAGAAATGACACCCATGGTATTCTTAGCGAAGAAAACAAAGTCGGATCTTACTATTACTTCAAACGTGTTTTTTATAGCTTCGGTTTTGACCTTTTTGCCTAGAATACCACGGATGTTATTTCTTCACGAAAATCCACATGTCGGTAGACCAGTCGACCAAGTTTGATACCGGCCCCAaaatttcagattttctttttcttttttttctagtaATGTTTTCCTGTTCTAGGGGGAACATCTCCATCTTCCGATGACATGGCGCCTTTTGAGCTAGGCGAGGAGGCACGGGCGCCTTCTTCGTAGATGGAATTTGGATGGTTGTGTCATGTTGGTGTCCTTAGTTGTTTGGAGATGGCATATCCTGTTTGTGCCGGTCGTGCTTTCTCCTCCCGAGCCGGCATGTTCCTAGTCCCTGGTGCTTCATTTGTAGAAGAGGGCCTCAACGTCTTCAGCTTCATGTTCTTTGTGCATCTTTCTTGCTTGAAGCATGCGAGGCTTTGTTAGCTGCTCTTTGTTAGCTGCTTTCCTGCACCTCTGTATCTTGGCGTGTTGTTCTTTTTCTATGTTAGTTTGGTATggttgtaatcctggccggttgatggattCGTTAGTTCAAAGTCCCATTTCTCTAAAAATATACACTGTGAATCAATTGATGTCATACAGTAAGCACATCTCAGTGATGGTCGGCAGCAAAATATCTTTACTGGCATAAACAATGTGCGCTTTTCAATAATTCTCAAGTGCCGGTCGACATCCCGGCCAAATATCCATGCCCCAAAATGTTATCATGCTAATCACGACCTGGCTGAGCTCGtcttccaccgccgccgccactggtCACGCGTTGTGTCTAGCTGTTCCCCTAGCAGCAGTACTGAGCTAAAGCCCGCAAAAGCTAGCACCAACCAGCGGCCAAGATCAAGCTGATCTTTCTATAGTCTGAATTCTGAAGAAAGTATATCAAACTATAGTGGGTGCATGCGTCAAATGTGGAAGGCTCCAAGTTAGCAAACGTTGTTGCCTATTTAATTAACCAGAAGCAGGCCAATATCGCGGAACTGTAGTACTATCAAATATATGACTTCTGAAGATTTCCAGAATCTAAAACATATAATATGCGACCATAGGCCAAGATTGGTATTTTTTTGTTATAGATAGAAAACATGACCCTCTTTCTCGAAAACAAAATAACTGTAAACACATGATTTTtgacaaagggtggattttattgaaCTGTAAACACATGATACAAGGCAAAACACTTGTTTAGCAAATTGGTCTGCGATAGCTAATGACGCCATTCCTACAGTTTGGCAGCAAAACACACAACACTGAGTTTTCAGTGGCTGTCTTAAACTATTTGGTCAGTTAAACAATTCAATCTTCGAAATGTTATCTTAAGCTTCTCTTTCTTAATTTTCAGTGCAAAAAGTTTATAGCCGGGCAAATTGAAGAGTCACTTTCTATCACTGCGACGAATTGGTCTTTGGGGCATACTCCTGAGTCATGATGTTGCATTATGGAGATGTTTGCGCCTATGTTGAAACCAGTAGATTTGCTTTATGGTAGTCATTATCGCTCAACACCGACTTCATACAGATTTTTTTGCATGATCAGACGATAGTGCTTCTACATGCGAGGAGCACTTGGTGTGTCTAATTGCTTGCTTGCTGTAGAATACATTTCATGAACATAGCTTCCTTTCTCTATAAATAGAGCCCTACACAAACATTCTCTCACACATCACGAAGGCAAAACCTAGCTAAGACCAAAATCTCCAATAGCAATCCACTAGAAAACAAATACCAGCATCCATGGCTAAGTCACAGGCATTGGTTCCAGCACTGCTGCTTGTCCTGGTGGTGTCCCTCACCGCGATAGAGGGTGTTCATGGCATCTGTGGCATGTCAAATGATGAATTCAAGCTTTGCCAGCCTGCGGCTGCAGTGGAAAACCCAATAGACAGTCCGTCGGCTGAGTGTTGTGCCGCGCTTGGGAAGGCCAACCTATCGTGCATTTGCCGCTACAAAGGCATCGCCGGCATATGGCTGAGGATGTACCACATCGATGCGGACCGTGCTATGGCGCTGCCCGGCAAGTGCGGCCTCATTGTGCCCAGCAACTGCTCGTGATGATCGGATGCACTATCCATGAATGTGTAGGTGTCGATCGGTCTAGATATGCATCAACATTAATACGGCTAAATAAGTGGAGGAGCACTTGAAAGGTCTTATTGTTGTTGTATGATTTGAACGTGTGTCTATCTCATTAATCTATCGTTGAACGATAGTATGTATGTATACTGGACGTGTAAGGAGGGCAAAAGTGCCTTAAGCGtcccatgatttaatattttaagttGTGAGTTTGTTATTGCCCAAAAACTGTGTCTTTTCAATGAACAAGTCGATCACAATTTTTTCCCAACCGGTCTGCTTTGATGGATTCCCTCATTTCACCAACTCATACTATCGAGCTAATGAATCCCTTTCTTTTTGACATTGGACTTTCCAATTAAATTGGTTGCACGACTCATAAGGATCTACTTTACGAAGATCCCATTGTATTCCAGAAGCTCGTAACATCGGTCCCGATAAGCCCCAATTTACTGCTTCTTCTCCGCTAATAAAACCTAATCCTTCAACTCGCTCTAAAAAATTGAATTCTGTGTAATAAGTTGTTGATATATAACAACTACGCGTAAAAAATAATCACAGAAATCTAAACATTTATCGATCCGGTAATTTGAATATTTTCATCAACTATCAGGGCGACCCGTgaggtcttagcacgacgacttcccgactgtctactacaacaaggtttgcctggctccgatgagggaggggcgatgacagcggtgCGTCTTCGGCTCActctagtgcttgtagtcgttgctaggtggtccacatacatggttgtaatttttattacctttAATTTGTTGTTCTTTGTACCGCCTAAGCACATGTTTGGATGACCAGGAAAACTTAGATCAGTTTCAAAATTATTTGGAAGTAGAACAACATGTTATGCAGCTATAACctttattttgcaaaaaaaaagaattagAAAATATAAATTCCAATCTCCGACTCCAAACAATATGTTCCTTCAAGAGTTATGCAGCTAACCtttttttgcattttaaaaaaaaaattccaATCTTCAAATTGGATCACGAAATGTTGTATTTTACATCTCTAGGAGGTGGTGATGTGATTTTTTTTACATATGGACCATCTGTTGGAGCAGCGTTTTTTGTTCTGAAGCTTCAAAAGTTGGTTATTTTTACATATGGACCGTCTATTGAAGATGCCTTTATAGTGTACTAGATTATTGGTAGGTATCCACAACACATACGCCCAACTGCACTGAAATATACGGTTGGTTGTACATGACCATGGTCACTACATTGATCAAAACGATTTAAGTTCCTATTTTAGTTCCCTTTTCAAGTTCGAAATTTTACTTGTCCTCTTGTCGATTTTAGTTCGTAATTTTGGTCCCCTTGCCATGGAATTCCTTTTAGCCTATTTTGCAACCTAATACATGTTTTGTGGTTTTGTTACAATTATTTTCTCTGACCCTGCACACAGTATGTTCCATCGCTAGATATTTGTTATTTTTGTCACCCTCGCCAGCAAGTGGGTCCATGTGTGGCGGTGGTAATGGTCTCGTGTTCAAATGAAAACAAATTAAATGCGACAAAGATGGCTTTGAATCAAAGAAACTCTTGGCGTGCAATTTTTGGGAGTCATGTTCTTGTCAGTCATATTTGAAATACCAGTGTGCTAATTAATTTGTTGGACCCCCTCCTCATAGATGATGGATAGAAGCTTCAAGAGATCACCACGTTAAGATACA
Above is a window of Triticum dicoccoides isolate Atlit2015 ecotype Zavitan chromosome 5B, WEW_v2.0, whole genome shotgun sequence DNA encoding:
- the LOC119305240 gene encoding putative lipid-transfer protein DIR1 → MAKSQALVPALLLVLVVSLTAIEGVHGICGMSNDEFKLCQPAAAVENPIDSPSAECCAALGKANLSCICRYKGIAGIWLRMYHIDADRAMALPGKCGLIVPSNCS